The region AACATATCAATTGCCTCAGAAGGGATAACCATACCGAAATCTAGCACTAGTCCTATTTTGCTTTTGAAATCTGAGGCTTTTAGCTTGTCTATAAGATCTGATTTGCTGGCGGGGTTAATGACCACAATAGCGTTTTCCTCAGCCCATTGCTGAACTGCATTCTTGAATAGCCTGCCAGATGAATTAAGGGCTGGGGGCTTGGTAACGACCAATTCAATAGGATAGTAAGAATCGACTGCCCGGAGTGCTTCCAAGCTAGTCTGGCCAGTGCCAAAAAAGACAATCGACGGTCTTGGGCTAATTGCTTTTTTTGATATCATCTTTTTTGGCTTGAGCCACTGGCATTAAGGACCCGTTTTTGTCGATACTAAATAACTGCGAGGAGTCTTTGATGTGGTCTAGAAATATGACGCCGTTCATATGGTCTATTTCGTGTTGCAAAACTCTGGCGGCAAAACCCTCGACGCTAAGTCGAATTGGCGCTCCGTTAGCGTCTTGGGCTTTTATTTTGACCTTCAGAGGCCGCTTGACCCGTCCGTAAATACCCGGCACACTCAGGCAGCCTTCGATATCACTTATCATTTCGGCACTAACTTTTACTATTTCGGGGTTCACTAAAGTCGTAAACTCTTTATTTTTAGGGTCATCAAAGTCGTTACGGACAACTGTTAGCTTGAGGGGTTCGCCCACCTGGATGGCCGCCAAGGCCGCACCAAATTCGCTGTCGTGGTCCCAATCTATGGTGGTGGCGATCATATCGCTAGCCAGCTTACGAATAGAGTCGTCGACATAGCCAATTCTTTTTGATTTGGTGCGAAGTATTTTATTGGGTATGGTGACGATTTTTTTTATCATGATATTCCGAATGGGTCGAGGTTGATAGCCCAGTATGGCTCTAGCTGTGAGGCGATATCAACAAGTATTTTACGGTTGCGGCTTTTTATTATCAAGCTCCAGAGGTGCTTCTTGCCGCGAATTGAGGGGTGCGATCTGACTGGCCCCAGAATAGCTATCGATTGCTTGCCTCGAAGCTTCGCAATTAGGGCTTGGGCTTTTTGCCGGCCGAGCTCGGGACTTACAAAACCACACTCTAATTTTAACAGATACGAGTAGGGTGGGTAAGAGTATTTTTTGCGTAGAGCCAGCTCGGATTGGTAGAAGCTTTCATAGTCGTTACTGATGATTAGCTCAAAAAATTTGTTGTCGGGGTTTTTGGTCTGGATAATTACCTCGCCGCGATCTTTGCGTCGTCCGGCTCGTCCGGCCGTCTGGCTCAAAAGCTGAAAAGCTCGTTCCAGGCTGTTGTAGTCGATATTGGCTAAATCGTAGTCGGCGTCTATCATACCAACCAAATGTAGATTCTCGAGGTCCAGACCTCGGCCAATAATCTGTGTACCAATTATGATATCGACCTCATTATTGTTGATACTATCTAAAATTTTTGTAAATTCTTTTGGTTCGGCGCTGTCTCGGTCGATCCGTACAATTTTGGCTCCAGCAAATAGTTCTGCTGCTTTTTCGGCGACTGCCTTTGTACCAATACCAACCCCGCGCAAGTTGCTGCCCTTACAGCTCGGACATTTTGCGGGGGGAGCTTGTTTAAACCCACAGACATGACAAACCAAACGCATGCTGTCGGCGTGGAAGTGCAAATTGACCCCGCAGTGTGGGCACTCAAAGCCCTGGCCGCAGTCGTTACAAACAAATATCGGCGCCGTTCCGCGGCGGTTGAGGTAAAGCATCACGAGCTTGCGGTTGGACAAGGTCTCTTTTATAGCGGTAGTTAGCTGGCTTGTGAATATCTCAGATTTTTTGTCTTTTTTGATTATTTTAATATCTGGGTGCGACGAAGCAATGGCTCGTTGCTTTAGACTCAGCCGTTGAAGTTTGCCAGCATCGGCCAAAAAGCGCGTTGAAATTGAAGGCGTGGCGCTACCGAGTACGAGCTTGGCACCCGTCAGGCTAGCGAGTTTGCCAGCCACCATCTCGGCATGGTAGCGCGGCGAGGAATCTTGTTTGTAGCTCTGCTCGTGGCACTCATCTATTACGATGAGTCCTAGGCGGTGCACTGGGCTAAATAGGGCTGATCTTGGGCCCAACACCACCAAGCCAGACTCTTTAGACCTCGCACTACAATCTACCCAGAAAGACCGTCTCTCGGCCGGAGTCATGCTGGAGTGAGTGATGATTAGCTTTGAGCCAAAATGCTTTCGTGCCCGCTCAATCATTTGCTTAGTCAAAAATATTTCAGGCATGAGCATTATAGATGACCTGCCGCTGGCTAGTTGCCGGCTGATTAAGTGGAAGTATATCTCTGTCTTGCCAGAGCCCATAGCCCCTTCCAGTAAAGAAGCCTGAGTGGACTGGGTGATATCGTTAAAGGTACTTTTCTGTGGGCTAGAAAGCTGTACAATCGGCTCAGTATTATATTCAATCTTTTTGAAGGCCTTGCGAGGCCTAGTAGTTGAGTTACGAGGTATCAGCATTTGCCAGACTGTAGACGATGGAGCTACATAGTAATCTATTATCCAGTCGCCCAACTTCAGCAAATGTTCGGGTAGCGGATCGATCGGTAGTACATCGGCTATCGGCTGCACCTTAATAGGCGGCTTAGGGGCAGGAGTATTCAGAGCCCGAATGATGCCAAGCGAACTTTTACGGCCAAACTTAACCATCACAATGTTTCCAACCACTAATCCTGATGAGCTATCTGCGAGGTAGCTAAATCTGCGGTTGTCATTACCCCCGTAACCAACTACATTTACTTCTACATACATGCCTTTATTGTACATCAGATAAAAATTATTACCCTAGGAGGGGCAATATGGTTTATAATAACTACATGAAGCTAAGAACAAAGTTATATCTAATCCTTGCGCTGTTGGTAGTGTTAGTACTAATCGCATTGCCCCGCGAGGACAAATTACTTTCTGCGCTAGGAATAAAGGGCACCTCGCCAAAAATACGGCTCGGCCTAGACCTCCAGGGTGGTGCGAGCCTGACATATCAGGCCGATCTATCCAAGATCTCAAGCCAAGATAAGGCCAAGGCGATTGAAGGAGTCATAAATGTTATCAATAAGCGCGTCAACCCTAGCGGAACCTCCGAAGTTGTGGTCCAGACCTCTGGATCGGATCGGGTATCTGTCCAGCTTCCAGGCGTAAAGGATATAAATCAGGCTATTGGTATTATTGGCAAGACTGCCCAGTTGTCGTTTTTGTCAGTAGGCCCAGATAATATCCCACAAGTCACAGATATTAGCGGCAACGACCTGGATAGCGCCAACGCCGATATAGACACCCAAACAGGTCAGCCTATTGTTTCATTCCAAATTAAAAACGAGGCTATCCAGAGATTCGCAGATGTTACTAAGAAGATAAATCAGGAAGGCGGAAGACTACTTATAGTACTTGACGACCAACCACTATTTAATGGCACCGTGTCTAGCCCGATCACCGATGGGAAAGGCCAAATGCAAGGCTTTGAGGATTTGAAGGATGCCCAGAGCAAGGCCCTGCTCTTGAATGCCGGCGCCCTACCAGTCCCGATCGAGTTAGTAGAGCAACGCGCAGTAGGCGCTTCACTAGGTGCGGAATCTATCCAAAGAAGTCTTTTTGCAGGTGCCATTGGGCTGGTAGCTGTCCTAATATTCATGATTTCATATTATCGTCTGGCTGGTTTAGTGGCCAGTGGAGCCCTATTAATTTACACGCTAATTACCTTCGACATATTTAAGTTGTCCAGTCTGAGCCAAGCTCCGATAGTGCTAACTTTAGCCGGCATAGCTGGGTTTATATTGAGCATTGGAATGGCTGTAGACGCTAATATACTAATATTTGAGAGGATGAAAGAAGAGATAAGAGGCGGTAGTAGTGTAGCGGCGGGAATGGATGTGGGCTTCAAACGGGCCTGGAGCAGCATAAGAGATTCCAATGTATCAACCCTAATCACTTGCACGATTTTGTACATATCTGGAATCCCAATCATCAAGGGTTTTGCCGTCACGCTTGCTATCGGAGTAATTGTGAGTATGTTTACAGCCATAACTATTTCAAAAACATTTATGGAGGCTGTCGTAAGGACAAAAATCGGCTCCAAACCAAGCTCTTATAGAATTAAGGAGGGTAATAAAGAATGAACATAATAGGAAGAAGAAGGCTTTGGTTTGTGATATCGTTTTTATTAGTACTGCCGGGGCTAATAGCATTAGTATTGTGGGGCCTAAAGCCAGGCATCGATTTTACGGGCGGGCAAGAAATGGAAGTAGCCGGAACATCTGACCAGCCGCTACTTCGCGAGTTAGTTGGCAAGGCTGGCGTTAAGGATATCACAGTTACCACAAGTGGTAGTGATAGGTTGCTTGTAAGATATAGCGATAAGGAGGCGGGTGAGTCGGAGCTAGTCCATCAAAATGTCAAAACCATTCTCGCCCAAAGCGGTATCACCGAAACATCCTTTAGTTCGGTTGGGCCATCTGTGAGTAAGGACATCACCAGAAATGCATTATTCGGAGTAGCCCTTGCCTCGTTAGCGATACTACTCTATATCGCGTTTGCTTTTCGCAATACGCCGCCCCCAGTCAGCCCCTGGAGCTTTGGGGCTACTGCTATTGCCGCTTTGATGCATGACGCCTTATTTGTACTCGGGGCATTCGCCATACTTGGCCATTTTTTCGGCGTTCAGGTAGATGCCCTATTTGTCACAGCCATTTTGACAGTCATTGGCTTCTCTGTACACGATACCATCGTAGTATATGACAGAATCAGAGAAAACCTTCGACGGCTTAATAAGCCCTTCGACGAGGTGGTAAATATATCTATTAATGAGACACTGGCTAGATCTCTTAACACTTCTATTACAGTTATTATTGTTCTATTGGCCTTTTTCATGTTTGGCGGAGAGTCAATAAGATACTTTATATTGGCTCTTTTGATCGGTATCATATCGGGCACTTACTCTTCGATATTCAACGCATCTCCGTTACTGGTTGTATATAATAATTGGAAGATCAAAAGATCAACTCCCAAGCCAGCGCCTAAGACTCGAAAGTGATTAGTTCTGGATAATAGTTAGTAGGATTATTACCATAGCTACAAATATCAATATCCCTACTATTATCCATGTCCACACGCTTGGGTCTTTCTGGGTGGCAACGGTAGCTTCAAGATTATCCCTCTGGGATAAATCTGATCTATCGGAGCCCTCTCTAGTATTTTCAATACCATTATTGATAGTAGTTGTCTGATCTGTGACGCCAATATGGTTGTTATTAAGTGATGGGCTGACAACAGATCCACTGTCTATCAGGGTTTGATGCGGTGGTGCTAGCTCCGGTACCACTAATCTCTTCAGCATTGATTTAACTTTGTTGTTACTATAAGTTTGCTTGGTTTCGCTGGATAGCTTGGCCAGCTGACTAGGCATTACATTCATGTCTGCGGAGCTAGTATCGGCAGCCTCCACTCTAGCCAGAGAGCTACCAAGCATGGCAGAATCAGTAGCCGAATAGAACCTCTGGACATTACCGCATTCGGGACAGAGATAACCCACTAGGCTGGGCGTTGTAATTGAGTTGCATTCAGTGCAGTATCTGTTCATATATTTGTTTTATTACCTTTAAACCAATTTTAGCACATAAATCATAAGCATAATAGCTGTTGTTATTTTTACTTTTGTTAGTTATAATATAAAACAATAACTAAAATCAAATGCTACAGTATTTTATTACATCCAAAACTCGCCGCAAGATAATTACTTTGTTTAGTAAGTATCCTGATTATCGGGTACATATTAGGGGCCTAGCAAAGATTACCAGGGAGGATCCTGGCAATGTCAGTAGGGAACTGGTCAAATTAGAAAAGATTGGCTATGTTAAGTCTTTTAAAGAATCAAACACCAAGGTTTATGGTGTTAATCAAAATTTTATATTGTTTAAGGAACTCCAGGGGATGGTCTTAAAAACCTCCAATAAGAGGGCCTAATGATAAGTTAATATAAAAATAAAAGGAGATATCATGAAACAAATACAAAAATTTTTAAGCACTGTTCGCAATTTTAACTTTATCGCTAATAAGCGATCTAAATTAGATTCAACGAGTAGTTACTTGGCCTCAAAGAGGGGTGGCTATATGGAGCCTATCCCTGTTGGGTTTAAGTCTAGAACCAGCTCAGACTTCTTCTTGCAGAGATAATTATGCTTAGCAATTAGCTAAAATTAGTTATAGACTATAACTATGTCTAAAATAATATGGAATCAATCTCAGGCAATTAGCCCTACTTCATCTCAATCTGTCGCTATGGAGCTCCTATCTAAACGGGGGCTTAACTCCCATCAAATAAAGAAATTTTCACATCCAGATTATGCTAAAGACCTAGAAGACCCCTTTTCCTTGCCTGATATGAGCAAGGCTGTCTCCAGGCTGGCGAAGGCCATCGCTAATAATCAAAAAATCGCTATATACGGCGATTATGATATCGATGGCTTAAGTTCCTGCGCCATGCTAGGGGATGCCTTAACCCAAATGGGCTCTAAGCCGGAACTATATATCCCCGACAGATTTGAGGAGGGGTACGGGCTAAATAGTGGTGCCCTCGAAAAACTGAAAGCTAAAGGGATGGACTTAGTTGTAACCGTCGATTGTGGTACAACTGCGCACCAGCAGGTAAGCCTCGCCAAGAAGATCGGTCTAGATATTATTATCACCGACCATCATGAGCCAGACAATGGGGCTCCGAAAGACGCAATAGCCTGCGTTAACCCTAAGCTATTAAAGGATAGTCCACTCAAGGATTTGGCTGGTGTTGGCGTGGCATTCTATTTGGTGCGTGGACTACAGATAAAACACCCCAGCCTACTACCTAGTGGGAATGAAAAGTGGCTATTAGATCTAGTTGCACTGGGTACAATCTGCGATGTAGTTCCTCTTATCGGAGACAATAGGGTACTGGCTAAGTATGGCTTGAAGGTACTGAGGCTCTCAAAGCGAGTTGGTCTACATGCTCTAGCCGAATCCAGTGGTATGGAATTAAGCCGTGCTCACGAGGCGGACCTGGGCTTCAAGATGGGCCCACGCTTGAATGCTGCAGGCAGATTGGCGCATGCGAAGAAGGCTCTAGTATTACTAACCACCGATGACCCCGTGAAGGCTACTAAGTATGCCAATGAATTATCCGAACTTAACCGAAAAAGACAGGAAACTACCAAAAATATCTATTTTGAGGCCAACGAACAGGCTAAGAAGTACAAAAGAGACCCCATATTAGTACTATCAAGCCCAGACTGGTCTCATGGGGTGGTCGGTATTGTGGCTAGTAAAATAGCCGAGAAATGGCACAAGCCTACTATTATATTGCAGGAAATGGCAGATATATCCAAGGGCTCGGCCCGTAGCTATAACAGCTTTAGTATTGTAGACGCCATAAGATCATGTGAGGAAATTTTATTAAGTTTCGGCGGCCACAGTTTTGCTGCAGGCCTAAAACTCAGCACCGAACGAATAGAAGAACTTCGATATCGCATCGGCCGCTATGCAGTATCAAATATGGATGCAGAGAATAATTTCAAAACATTGAATATCGGCCTAAATCTTGTGGGTTCCCAAGCTTCGTTGGGCCTTTATGATTCAATAGTCGAGCTAGCCCCATTCGGTAGTGCTAATAAGAAGCCGTACTGTCACGCTAAATATGTAGTTGATCAAGTTAGGCTAGTAGGAAGCGACGCATCCCATTTACGGCTTTTATTGCGTGATGATGAAGGTAATGTACACACTGCAATTGGGTTTAGTATGGCCAGAAATTTCTCATGGTTGGAGTCGGGCCAAACAATTGAGATCGTTTTTGAGCTATCGGAAAATATTTGGCAAAATAGACGCAGCCATCAGCTAGAGATATTAGACATGCGAATTATTGAACAGTAAGATTGTTCATTTAATCTATAAATGTACTTAATATTATCTTGGTAAAGGAGTTGTAATGAGGATTAGTAGGCAATTAAGCTATTATTGATAACAGGCAATATTTGTATGATTTTTCGTAAGGCAGGGAGCTTAATAGAATTAATTAGTTCGTTTAAGTTGTTAAGGGGTCCGCTAAATTGCTCTATTAGCTGTAAATAGATACAATATATATATTATGTCAAAACCTAAATTACAAAAACCTCGCGGCATGCAGGACTTGCTGCCTTTGGATCAAAAGTCCCTGAGCCATATAAGCCTCCTATTCTTGAATCAACCGAACTCTTCAATCGTGCCGTAGGCGAACAAACTGAAGTAGTGTCCAAAGAAATGTATACTCTCCAGGACAAGTCCAATAATAGTTTAACTCTTAAGCCTGAGAGCACTGCAGGAGTGGTTAGGGCCTATATTGAAAATGGTATGGCTAGCTTACCTAAGCCAGTTAACCTATATTACATTGAGCCTCATTTTAGGTACGAAAGACCTCAATCTGGCAGGTATAGGCAGCATCACCAAATGGGGCTTGAGATATTTGGTGATCCTTACCCGTCTTGCGATGTACATGCAATCTGCCTGGGCTCTAGAGTTCTCGGAAATCTTGGGATAAAGCATACAGTAGCCATAAACAGCATTGGTTCTGCAGAGGACAGGAATAGGTATCTGGAGGTTCTTAGAAAATACTTCGAGCCCTATAAATCTGATCTACCAGAAATAAATTTGTCCCAGCTAGAGCACAACCCTCTGCGAATACTGGACACTAAAGACGAAAAGGTTAAGCGTATAGTCGAGGACGCACCACACATACTAGATTACCTCGACAAGGATTCGTCCTCGCGATTTCATAATATTCTAGAAATGCTGGAGGGCTGCGGGGTAGGTTATGAACTCAATACTAGATTAGTCAGAGGCTTGGATTATTACAACGACACTGTGTTTGAATATATTTCCGCGCGCGATGAAGCTCGGGATAGTTTGGGCGGTGGCGGAAGATACGATGGGCTGGTATCCGAGATGGGTGGGGT is a window of Patescibacteria group bacterium DNA encoding:
- the def gene encoding peptide deformylase produces the protein MIKKIVTIPNKILRTKSKRIGYVDDSIRKLASDMIATTIDWDHDSEFGAALAAIQVGEPLKLTVVRNDFDDPKNKEFTTLVNPEIVKVSAEMISDIEGCLSVPGIYGRVKRPLKVKIKAQDANGAPIRLSVEGFAARVLQHEIDHMNGVIFLDHIKDSSQLFSIDKNGSLMPVAQAKKDDIKKSN
- the priA gene encoding primosomal protein N', with the translated sequence MYVEVNVVGYGGNDNRRFSYLADSSSGLVVGNIVMVKFGRKSSLGIIRALNTPAPKPPIKVQPIADVLPIDPLPEHLLKLGDWIIDYYVAPSSTVWQMLIPRNSTTRPRKAFKKIEYNTEPIVQLSSPQKSTFNDITQSTQASLLEGAMGSGKTEIYFHLISRQLASGRSSIMLMPEIFLTKQMIERARKHFGSKLIITHSSMTPAERRSFWVDCSARSKESGLVVLGPRSALFSPVHRLGLIVIDECHEQSYKQDSSPRYHAEMVAGKLASLTGAKLVLGSATPSISTRFLADAGKLQRLSLKQRAIASSHPDIKIIKKDKKSEIFTSQLTTAIKETLSNRKLVMLYLNRRGTAPIFVCNDCGQGFECPHCGVNLHFHADSMRLVCHVCGFKQAPPAKCPSCKGSNLRGVGIGTKAVAEKAAELFAGAKIVRIDRDSAEPKEFTKILDSINNNEVDIIIGTQIIGRGLDLENLHLVGMIDADYDLANIDYNSLERAFQLLSQTAGRAGRRKDRGEVIIQTKNPDNKFFELIISNDYESFYQSELALRKKYSYPPYSYLLKLECGFVSPELGRQKAQALIAKLRGKQSIAILGPVRSHPSIRGKKHLWSLIIKSRNRKILVDIASQLEPYWAINLDPFGIS
- the secD gene encoding protein translocase subunit SecD, translating into MKLRTKLYLILALLVVLVLIALPREDKLLSALGIKGTSPKIRLGLDLQGGASLTYQADLSKISSQDKAKAIEGVINVINKRVNPSGTSEVVVQTSGSDRVSVQLPGVKDINQAIGIIGKTAQLSFLSVGPDNIPQVTDISGNDLDSANADIDTQTGQPIVSFQIKNEAIQRFADVTKKINQEGGRLLIVLDDQPLFNGTVSSPITDGKGQMQGFEDLKDAQSKALLLNAGALPVPIELVEQRAVGASLGAESIQRSLFAGAIGLVAVLIFMISYYRLAGLVASGALLIYTLITFDIFKLSSLSQAPIVLTLAGIAGFILSIGMAVDANILIFERMKEEIRGGSSVAAGMDVGFKRAWSSIRDSNVSTLITCTILYISGIPIIKGFAVTLAIGVIVSMFTAITISKTFMEAVVRTKIGSKPSSYRIKEGNKE
- the secF gene encoding protein translocase subunit SecF, which codes for MNIIGRRRLWFVISFLLVLPGLIALVLWGLKPGIDFTGGQEMEVAGTSDQPLLRELVGKAGVKDITVTTSGSDRLLVRYSDKEAGESELVHQNVKTILAQSGITETSFSSVGPSVSKDITRNALFGVALASLAILLYIAFAFRNTPPPVSPWSFGATAIAALMHDALFVLGAFAILGHFFGVQVDALFVTAILTVIGFSVHDTIVVYDRIRENLRRLNKPFDEVVNISINETLARSLNTSITVIIVLLAFFMFGGESIRYFILALLIGIISGTYSSIFNASPLLVVYNNWKIKRSTPKPAPKTRK
- a CDS encoding winged helix-turn-helix domain-containing protein codes for the protein MLQYFITSKTRRKIITLFSKYPDYRVHIRGLAKITREDPGNVSRELVKLEKIGYVKSFKESNTKVYGVNQNFILFKELQGMVLKTSNKRA
- the recJ gene encoding single-stranded-DNA-specific exonuclease RecJ; this encodes MSKIIWNQSQAISPTSSQSVAMELLSKRGLNSHQIKKFSHPDYAKDLEDPFSLPDMSKAVSRLAKAIANNQKIAIYGDYDIDGLSSCAMLGDALTQMGSKPELYIPDRFEEGYGLNSGALEKLKAKGMDLVVTVDCGTTAHQQVSLAKKIGLDIIITDHHEPDNGAPKDAIACVNPKLLKDSPLKDLAGVGVAFYLVRGLQIKHPSLLPSGNEKWLLDLVALGTICDVVPLIGDNRVLAKYGLKVLRLSKRVGLHALAESSGMELSRAHEADLGFKMGPRLNAAGRLAHAKKALVLLTTDDPVKATKYANELSELNRKRQETTKNIYFEANEQAKKYKRDPILVLSSPDWSHGVVGIVASKIAEKWHKPTIILQEMADISKGSARSYNSFSIVDAIRSCEEILLSFGGHSFAAGLKLSTERIEELRYRIGRYAVSNMDAENNFKTLNIGLNLVGSQASLGLYDSIVELAPFGSANKKPYCHAKYVVDQVRLVGSDASHLRLLLRDDEGNVHTAIGFSMARNFSWLESGQTIEIVFELSENIWQNRRSHQLEILDMRIIEQ
- the hisS gene encoding histidine--tRNA ligase, with product MTKTSRHAGLAAFGSKVPEPYKPPILESTELFNRAVGEQTEVVSKEMYTLQDKSNNSLTLKPESTAGVVRAYIENGMASLPKPVNLYYIEPHFRYERPQSGRYRQHHQMGLEIFGDPYPSCDVHAICLGSRVLGNLGIKHTVAINSIGSAEDRNRYLEVLRKYFEPYKSDLPEINLSQLEHNPLRILDTKDEKVKRIVEDAPHILDYLDKDSSSRFHNILEMLEGCGVGYELNTRLVRGLDYYNDTVFEYISARDEARDSLGGGGRYDGLVSEMGGVATPALGFGIGMERIKMELDAIKYIPKEEKLEVFVVAIGKEASGYAEIIREKLLDAGIRVDANFTKKSISDQLAIAASKEAIYAVIVGAREAQQKEAIIKDMHSGNQHTEGQDSIVSSLLKALKG